From one Pyxidicoccus xibeiensis genomic stretch:
- a CDS encoding patatin-like phospholipase family protein produces MLRRRGARRTDDARGAGAGVERRSAGDAPRHDETGTAGRAPTSIPRHEKKRSFARLPLALLRRTGRESPARPAEALPSPRAAEPRRGNRGSRARSPVVSPPHEQPVAPSAPVAPAQLAQSRDGRKRSLILVGGGMRVAWQAGAIRALADAGVVFQHADGTSSGILNLAMLLSGLSPREICDRWRTLPVKDLLSYATPRKARDLLDVEALGDAEALVRRVLPHLGVDPAAIRASTSLEGTFNVCDFARKVNEVIPHTRVDLDLVVGGLSPPILMPPVNRDGTLYTDSLWIQDGNLMEAVRRGADVIWVLWCIGNTPHYGHGLLQQYSHLMELSANGALYEQLERVQELNERILAGEEVMGHRRPIAVHLVKPERPLPLDTELYDERVSAGSLIDMGYSDAWRYLAVRGEQGLPLTPEMTLTTEPAPDLTFRESLTGPFALGPTDPAEGALHPQAVPLTVHFTISVDDMDAFVSDVRHSARLVARLSYAPFGQDLPVRQGSFNLFRSREDPRTRRMTYGLRFAHAGREHYLEGTRAIRDDSGARLWKDTTRLSCRLYEGPDARGPVVGAGILTMGVEQLLQLISSMHPARRGSAGLSAMARFGRFFLGPLWDVYAPRARPGLAPEPVMTTEGAAAPPPPA; encoded by the coding sequence ATGCTGAGACGCCGGGGCGCTCGGCGCACGGATGATGCGCGAGGAGCGGGGGCCGGGGTGGAGCGACGCTCGGCTGGCGACGCCCCTCGGCATGACGAAACGGGCACTGCTGGACGGGCGCCCACCTCCATCCCACGACACGAGAAGAAACGCTCCTTCGCACGACTGCCCCTGGCACTCCTTCGACGCACGGGGAGGGAGTCGCCGGCACGGCCGGCCGAGGCGCTCCCTTCGCCGCGGGCTGCTGAGCCACGGCGTGGGAACAGAGGCTCCAGGGCACGCTCGCCCGTCGTGAGTCCTCCGCATGAACAGCCTGTCGCTCCGTCCGCGCCCGTCGCTCCGGCCCAGCTTGCCCAGAGCAGGGACGGGCGGAAGCGCTCGCTCATCCTGGTGGGTGGAGGCATGCGCGTGGCCTGGCAGGCAGGGGCGATTCGCGCCCTGGCCGACGCGGGCGTCGTCTTCCAGCACGCGGATGGCACGTCGAGCGGCATCCTCAACCTCGCCATGCTGCTGTCTGGCTTGTCGCCGCGGGAGATCTGCGACCGGTGGCGGACCCTCCCCGTGAAGGACCTGCTCTCCTACGCGACGCCACGAAAGGCGCGGGATCTCCTCGATGTGGAGGCGCTGGGCGACGCCGAGGCGCTCGTGCGGCGCGTCCTGCCGCACCTGGGCGTGGATCCGGCCGCCATTCGCGCAAGCACCTCCCTGGAGGGCACCTTCAACGTCTGTGACTTCGCCCGCAAGGTGAACGAGGTCATCCCCCACACGCGCGTGGACCTGGACCTGGTGGTGGGAGGGCTCTCTCCTCCCATCCTCATGCCGCCCGTGAACCGCGATGGCACGCTCTACACGGACTCGCTGTGGATCCAGGATGGCAACCTGATGGAAGCGGTGCGCCGGGGCGCCGACGTCATCTGGGTGCTGTGGTGCATCGGCAACACGCCGCACTATGGCCACGGCCTCCTTCAGCAGTACTCCCACCTGATGGAGCTGAGCGCCAACGGCGCGCTCTACGAGCAGCTCGAGCGCGTGCAGGAGCTCAACGAGCGCATCCTCGCCGGCGAAGAGGTGATGGGCCACCGCCGCCCCATCGCCGTCCACCTCGTGAAGCCCGAGCGCCCGCTCCCGCTCGACACGGAGCTCTACGACGAGCGCGTCAGCGCCGGCTCGCTCATCGACATGGGCTACTCGGATGCGTGGCGCTATCTCGCCGTGCGCGGTGAGCAGGGACTGCCGCTCACTCCGGAGATGACGCTGACCACGGAGCCCGCTCCCGACCTGACCTTCCGCGAGTCGCTCACCGGGCCCTTCGCCCTGGGCCCCACGGACCCCGCCGAGGGCGCCCTCCATCCCCAGGCCGTGCCCCTCACCGTCCACTTCACCATCAGCGTGGATGACATGGACGCGTTCGTGAGCGACGTGCGCCACTCCGCGCGGCTGGTGGCCCGGCTCAGCTACGCGCCCTTCGGACAGGACCTCCCCGTACGGCAGGGGAGCTTCAACCTCTTCCGCTCCCGGGAAGACCCGCGTACGCGACGGATGACCTATGGCCTGCGCTTCGCCCACGCCGGGCGCGAGCACTACCTCGAAGGCACCCGGGCCATCCGCGATGACAGCGGAGCGCGGCTGTGGAAGGACACCACCCGACTGTCCTGCCGGCTGTATGAAGGGCCGGATGCCCGGGGCCCCGTGGTGGGCGCGGGCATCCTGACGATGGGGGTGGAGCAGTTGCTCCAGCTCATCTCCAGCATGCACCCGGCTCGCCGGGGAAGCGCGGGGCTGTCCGCCATGGCTCGCTTCGGACGCTTCTTCCTGGGGCCGCTGTGGGACGTATACGCGCCACGAGCCCGGCCGGGACTGGCTCCCGAGCCGGTGATGACGACCGAGGGGGCAGCTGCCCCACCACCTCCGGCATGA
- a CDS encoding metallophosphoesterase, which produces MSETLTADVLAVPGRDRARRPSAPPGRRMVSWYDPSVLAKTGMKALLSTTIGQQADRRLLDAVASPQPLFFDFSVDEAGRKRDELWLDYVSDMGDGWDSTYAVALAVTQPELTLRDPTGATHETRGGEVLVFGGDAVYPTASVDEYQVRTVRPYEAALHHRRAPPHLFAVPGNHDWYDGLVSFLRLFCQGRESNGWRTHQRRSYFALKLPQGWWLLGTDMQLESDVDAAQVEFFEGVAKKIGDGERVILCNAEPAWIHQQVKPHAGRAFLDNNLEFLQELVLGKKVSVFLAGDLHHYRRHENAEGRQKIVAGGGGAFLHPTHLPRVDSRPEGYELKQSFPPREVSRRITWRNLGFAWHNPWFGAFMGVVYLLLGWGLAADLNAISGPRSLAAVLEVALQNTGSMLMAVLVVLGLVGFADSRRGEWWKRVAGTLHGVSHLIAALLVAWAASSLSGTVLGGTDTLGRDVVSGLFLFAGGFLAGPTLMGVYLLISLNVFGCHPNEAFSSLSIPDWKNFLRLKVDREGRLWIFPVGIRRVPRAWKPGETVREPEWVADPKDTRATPPELIEPPIVVGRTKAPPTKVGKGSMEQSAAGPFVPEGATS; this is translated from the coding sequence ATGTCCGAGACGCTCACCGCTGACGTCCTTGCCGTCCCGGGGAGGGACCGTGCGCGCCGTCCCTCCGCTCCACCAGGACGGCGCATGGTGTCCTGGTACGACCCGAGCGTCCTGGCGAAGACGGGCATGAAGGCGCTCCTGTCCACCACCATCGGCCAGCAGGCCGACCGCCGGCTGCTGGACGCGGTCGCCTCGCCGCAGCCCCTCTTCTTCGACTTCTCCGTGGACGAGGCGGGCCGGAAGCGCGACGAGCTGTGGCTCGACTACGTGTCGGACATGGGTGACGGCTGGGACAGCACCTACGCCGTGGCCCTGGCCGTGACACAGCCGGAGCTGACCCTGCGCGACCCGACCGGCGCCACCCACGAGACGCGGGGAGGGGAGGTGCTCGTCTTCGGCGGCGACGCGGTGTACCCCACCGCCAGCGTGGACGAGTACCAGGTGCGCACCGTGCGCCCCTACGAGGCCGCGCTGCACCACCGCCGCGCTCCGCCGCACCTGTTCGCCGTGCCCGGCAACCACGACTGGTACGACGGCCTGGTGTCCTTCCTGCGCCTGTTCTGCCAGGGCCGCGAGTCCAATGGCTGGCGGACGCACCAGCGGCGCAGCTACTTCGCGCTCAAGCTGCCGCAGGGCTGGTGGCTGCTGGGCACGGACATGCAGCTCGAGTCCGACGTGGACGCCGCCCAGGTGGAGTTCTTCGAGGGCGTCGCGAAGAAGATTGGCGATGGGGAGCGCGTCATCCTCTGCAACGCGGAGCCGGCGTGGATCCACCAGCAGGTGAAGCCCCACGCGGGCCGGGCCTTCCTGGACAACAACCTGGAGTTCCTCCAGGAGCTGGTGCTCGGCAAGAAGGTGAGCGTCTTCCTCGCGGGGGACCTGCACCACTACCGGCGCCATGAGAATGCGGAGGGACGGCAGAAGATCGTCGCGGGCGGCGGCGGCGCCTTCCTCCATCCCACGCACCTGCCACGCGTGGACTCGCGGCCAGAGGGCTACGAGCTCAAGCAGAGCTTTCCCCCTCGCGAGGTGTCCCGGCGCATCACCTGGCGCAACCTGGGGTTCGCCTGGCACAACCCGTGGTTCGGGGCGTTCATGGGCGTCGTCTACCTGCTGCTCGGCTGGGGGCTCGCGGCCGACCTGAATGCCATATCCGGGCCGCGCTCGCTCGCGGCCGTGCTGGAGGTCGCCCTCCAGAACACCGGCTCCATGTTGATGGCGGTGCTGGTCGTGCTGGGGCTGGTCGGCTTCGCGGACTCCCGCCGCGGAGAGTGGTGGAAGCGGGTGGCGGGCACGCTCCATGGCGTATCCCACCTGATCGCGGCCCTGCTGGTGGCGTGGGCCGCCTCCTCGCTGTCGGGGACGGTGCTGGGCGGGACGGACACCCTGGGGCGGGACGTGGTCAGCGGCCTGTTCCTGTTCGCAGGTGGCTTCCTGGCCGGGCCGACCCTGATGGGGGTGTACCTGCTGATCTCCCTCAATGTGTTCGGTTGCCACCCCAACGAGGCCTTCTCCTCCCTGTCGATTCCCGACTGGAAGAACTTCCTGCGGCTCAAGGTCGACAGGGAGGGCCGGCTGTGGATCTTCCCGGTGGGCATCCGCCGGGTGCCGCGCGCCTGGAAGCCGGGGGAGACGGTGCGCGAGCCGGAGTGGGTCGCCGACCCGAAGGACACCCGGGCCACGCCTCCGGAGCTCATCGAGCCGCCCATCGTCGTGGGGCGGACGAAGGCCCCTCCCACCAAGGTAGGGAAGGGGAGCATGGAACAGTCCGCGGCGGGGCCGTTTGTGCCCGAGGGCGCAACGTCCTAA
- a CDS encoding DUF4382 domain-containing protein, which translates to MRLIPQLRPMLMALLAITLLPFMGCGGDEGKVTLLMTDAPGDTFKTAVVTISEIYLQGDGDDGDDDEKAGNDDKGGRVVLRSEPVTVSLLDLANKTAELVSEAEVPNGDYSEIRFVITGGYVEVNNADGTTSIFASSRDYAGLPEGAKVDGDLHMPSYGSSGLKVKFTEKLTIEGEQKVLLVDFDVAQSFGKEAGNSGKWVMRPVIKAAEVTASGSINVTLTKDAGVSLPTVDGHAVTLGDFRAVMINEAGSREELPLEDTNGDGTFEASFKFLIPGGFTVEIEAPEGVGFTTTPNGPVAVELGSGKNVTTAFTLTRAQQE; encoded by the coding sequence ATGCGCCTGATTCCACAGCTGCGTCCCATGCTCATGGCCCTGCTGGCCATCACCCTGCTGCCCTTCATGGGCTGCGGTGGCGACGAGGGCAAGGTCACGCTGTTGATGACCGATGCACCGGGAGACACGTTCAAGACGGCCGTGGTGACCATCTCGGAGATCTACCTCCAGGGCGATGGTGACGACGGCGATGACGACGAGAAGGCCGGCAATGACGACAAGGGCGGCCGCGTGGTGCTGCGCTCCGAGCCCGTCACGGTGAGCCTGCTGGACCTGGCGAACAAGACGGCGGAGCTGGTGTCGGAGGCGGAGGTCCCCAACGGTGACTACTCCGAGATCCGCTTCGTCATCACCGGCGGCTACGTGGAGGTGAACAACGCGGACGGCACGACGTCCATCTTCGCCTCTTCCCGCGACTACGCGGGGCTGCCGGAGGGCGCCAAGGTGGACGGCGACCTCCACATGCCGAGCTACGGCTCTTCGGGCCTGAAGGTGAAGTTCACGGAGAAGCTGACCATCGAGGGGGAGCAGAAGGTCCTCCTGGTGGACTTCGACGTCGCGCAGAGCTTCGGCAAGGAGGCCGGCAACTCGGGCAAGTGGGTGATGCGTCCGGTCATCAAGGCGGCCGAGGTGACGGCGTCGGGCAGCATCAATGTGACGCTGACGAAGGACGCGGGCGTGTCGCTGCCGACGGTGGACGGGCATGCGGTGACGCTGGGCGACTTCCGCGCGGTGATGATCAACGAGGCGGGCAGCCGCGAGGAGCTGCCGCTGGAGGACACCAACGGTGATGGCACGTTCGAAGCGAGCTTCAAGTTCCTCATCCCCGGTGGCTTCACGGTCGAGATTGAGGCGCCGGAGGGCGTGGGCTTCACGACGACGCCGAACGGCCCGGTGGCGGTGGAGCTGGGCTCCGGCAAGAACGTGACGACGGCATTCACGCTCACCCGCGCGCAGCAGGAGTAG
- a CDS encoding sigma 54-interacting transcriptional regulator — MARLGDDDGDEQVRTDAIPAIRAARVRMRLVVLSGTDAGKGYPLLPGRYRIGSEAGSDIVLPDRAVSRQHLILEVKDDSVRAVDPGSRNGSYCEGMRFSELEVRPGAVLTLGTTELKLVPEHEKSRAMPLSTRDTFGGLVGTSRRMREVFTLLERLASGESDVLIQGETGTGKELCAEAIHAESPRGRGPFVIVDLAGIPPALLESELFGHVKGAFTGANADRAGAFERAHGGTLFLDEVGELPLEVQPRLLRALERRQVKRVGANDYRTVDVRVVAATHQDLEGAVKAGRFRGDLFHRLAVLRVMLPSLREHPEDIPLLIDTVLRRMGRPPSALSDQTRALLAQYPWPGNVRELRNVVDRVVSLGEEALPDIPDVPRRSKDLVEDDDPESTMPMALDLPFKEAKERLIEGFERDYLRTLLDRCGGNVSRASREAGIDRVYLRKLLRKHGLDMSPP; from the coding sequence GTGGCGCGCCTGGGAGATGACGACGGGGACGAGCAGGTCCGTACCGATGCCATTCCGGCCATCCGTGCCGCGCGGGTGCGCATGCGGCTGGTCGTGCTGTCGGGCACGGATGCCGGTAAGGGGTATCCACTATTGCCCGGGCGCTATCGCATCGGCTCGGAGGCCGGCTCGGACATCGTGCTGCCGGATCGCGCGGTGTCCCGGCAGCACCTCATCCTGGAGGTGAAGGATGACAGCGTGAGGGCGGTGGACCCGGGCTCGCGCAATGGCTCGTACTGCGAGGGCATGCGCTTCTCCGAGCTGGAGGTCCGGCCCGGCGCGGTGCTCACGCTGGGCACCACGGAGCTGAAGCTGGTGCCGGAGCACGAGAAGTCGCGCGCCATGCCGCTGTCCACGCGCGACACCTTCGGCGGGCTGGTGGGCACCAGCCGCCGCATGCGCGAGGTCTTCACGCTGCTGGAGCGGCTGGCGTCGGGCGAGTCGGACGTCCTCATCCAGGGCGAGACGGGCACGGGCAAGGAGCTGTGCGCGGAGGCCATCCACGCCGAGAGCCCGCGGGGCCGGGGCCCCTTCGTCATCGTCGACCTGGCGGGCATTCCCCCCGCGCTGCTGGAGAGCGAGCTGTTCGGCCACGTGAAGGGCGCCTTCACCGGCGCCAACGCGGACCGCGCGGGCGCCTTCGAGCGTGCGCATGGAGGCACCCTCTTCCTGGACGAGGTGGGGGAGCTTCCCCTGGAAGTGCAGCCGCGCCTGCTGCGGGCGCTGGAGCGGCGGCAGGTGAAGCGGGTGGGCGCCAACGACTACCGCACCGTCGACGTACGGGTGGTGGCGGCGACGCACCAGGACCTGGAGGGCGCGGTGAAGGCGGGCCGGTTCCGGGGAGACCTGTTCCACCGGCTCGCGGTGCTGCGGGTGATGCTGCCCTCGCTGCGCGAGCACCCGGAGGACATCCCCCTGCTCATCGACACCGTGCTCAGGCGCATGGGCCGGCCGCCCAGCGCGCTGTCGGACCAGACGCGCGCCCTGCTGGCCCAGTACCCGTGGCCCGGCAACGTGCGCGAGCTGCGCAACGTGGTGGACCGCGTGGTGAGCCTGGGCGAGGAGGCGCTGCCGGACATCCCGGACGTGCCCCGCCGCTCGAAGGACCTCGTCGAGGACGACGACCCCGAGAGCACGATGCCCATGGCGCTGGACCTCCCCTTCAAGGAGGCCAAGGAGCGGCTCATCGAGGGCTTCGAGCGGGACTACCTGCGCACCCTGCTGGACCGCTGCGGGGGCAACGTGTCCCGCGCCTCGCGCGAGGCCGGCATCGACCGCGTCTACCTGCGCAAGCTGCTGCGCAAGCACGGCCTGGACATGTCGCCTCCCTGA
- a CDS encoding serine/threonine-protein kinase, producing the protein MQFGRYELQARIGRGGMAETWRARLMGAAGVTKPVLIKKVLPEYANDEAFLNMFISEARISATLSHGSIAQVFDFGEVDGDYFLAMEFVDGQPLHRIIKRALRSGFTCLPAPVSSFIALAMCKGLHYAHTRTDDAGAPLGIVHRDISPDNVLISYEGQVKIVDFGIAKARLLRGFDTAPGVVKGKYLYFSPEQARGEQVDARTDVWATGVVLFNMVCGRLPLEGQAHVVMHRLTRGEPMPRARSVNPDVPQALDAILQKALALKKEDRFESAHALGDALAGFLYTSAPRFSDMSVAYLMRELFRPDMAEEGRDTRVPASFVEELSVWRTAPPMPKSTDVELRQLSSERRTARTDKSDPGETPELEEDAAAPDGEGPPEAEGGLLQDGIGMSTAVAGVAVLAILGLLYVTFTRLKSDWMAPEEPRPSGPPPTFLHVPRPAPTQASAAPKPSTQPAAPVGATWPVDSFQLEARQHVIRVSSGSAALASLDAEGDWRLEETTVVAAADRGSAQPTLFYLLTGKDVAAASAVGTVSRRLEVLRGASGVMLFTVGPPLTEGNLPERQVTATSSRTGKAKDIVVHPEWMTASVERAFVLSGLLPQDTYLLTLEPVGEGAFTRGREQGPALTVACMQHERPEEQAPERAWRFLLSQGDEVRIKGMRGVACGFVDDEPSDNEGAVRVRVEKSRPLSEWGPVVVRQAAPRSSAQALDDEEAPPAEPTAKGDTASAVIANVRALLKAKKYHAARQRAQECVSQAPKNADCHLLLGSAAARVGQQEESVKHYRRFLELAPATHPQASQVLSFMESYEKQ; encoded by the coding sequence ATGCAGTTCGGACGTTACGAGCTCCAGGCCCGTATCGGCCGCGGAGGAATGGCGGAGACGTGGCGCGCCCGGCTGATGGGCGCCGCCGGCGTCACCAAGCCCGTGCTCATCAAGAAGGTGCTGCCGGAGTACGCCAACGACGAGGCGTTCCTCAACATGTTCATCAGCGAGGCGCGCATCTCCGCCACGCTGTCCCATGGCTCCATCGCCCAGGTCTTCGACTTCGGCGAGGTGGACGGCGACTACTTCCTGGCCATGGAGTTCGTGGACGGCCAGCCGCTCCACCGCATCATCAAGCGCGCCCTGCGCTCCGGCTTCACCTGCCTGCCCGCGCCCGTGTCCAGCTTCATCGCGCTGGCCATGTGCAAGGGCCTGCACTACGCGCACACGCGCACCGACGACGCCGGTGCGCCGCTGGGCATCGTCCACCGCGACATCTCTCCCGACAACGTCCTCATCAGCTACGAGGGCCAGGTCAAGATCGTCGACTTCGGCATCGCCAAGGCCCGCTTGCTGCGCGGCTTCGACACCGCGCCCGGCGTGGTGAAGGGCAAGTACCTCTACTTCTCGCCGGAGCAGGCCCGCGGGGAGCAGGTGGATGCGCGCACCGACGTCTGGGCCACCGGCGTGGTGCTCTTCAACATGGTCTGCGGGCGGCTGCCGCTGGAGGGCCAGGCGCACGTGGTGATGCACCGGCTGACGCGCGGCGAGCCGATGCCGCGGGCCCGCAGCGTGAATCCGGACGTGCCCCAGGCCCTGGATGCCATCCTCCAGAAGGCGCTCGCGCTGAAGAAGGAGGACCGCTTCGAGTCCGCCCACGCCCTGGGCGATGCGCTCGCCGGGTTCCTCTACACGTCCGCGCCGCGCTTCTCCGACATGTCCGTGGCGTACCTGATGCGCGAGCTGTTCCGCCCGGACATGGCCGAGGAGGGGCGCGACACCCGCGTGCCGGCCTCCTTCGTGGAGGAGCTGTCCGTCTGGCGCACCGCCCCGCCCATGCCGAAGTCGACGGACGTGGAGCTCCGCCAGCTGTCCAGCGAGCGGCGGACGGCGAGGACCGACAAGAGCGACCCGGGAGAGACGCCGGAGCTCGAGGAGGACGCGGCCGCGCCGGACGGGGAGGGGCCCCCCGAGGCGGAGGGCGGGCTGCTGCAGGACGGCATCGGCATGTCCACGGCGGTGGCCGGCGTGGCCGTGCTGGCCATCCTGGGCCTGCTGTACGTGACGTTCACCCGGCTCAAGAGCGACTGGATGGCGCCGGAAGAGCCGCGGCCCTCCGGACCGCCACCGACCTTCCTGCACGTCCCCCGGCCCGCGCCGACGCAGGCCTCCGCCGCTCCGAAGCCCTCCACGCAGCCCGCGGCTCCGGTCGGGGCCACCTGGCCCGTGGACTCCTTCCAGCTGGAGGCCCGCCAGCACGTCATCCGGGTCTCCTCGGGGAGCGCCGCTCTGGCATCCCTGGACGCGGAGGGGGACTGGCGCCTGGAGGAGACCACCGTGGTCGCCGCCGCCGACCGTGGCAGTGCCCAGCCCACGCTCTTCTATCTCCTCACGGGCAAGGACGTGGCCGCCGCCTCCGCGGTCGGCACCGTGTCCCGCCGGCTGGAGGTGCTCCGCGGCGCCTCGGGGGTGATGCTCTTCACCGTGGGGCCGCCCCTCACCGAGGGCAATCTGCCCGAGCGCCAGGTGACGGCCACGAGCTCGCGCACGGGCAAGGCCAAGGACATCGTCGTCCATCCGGAGTGGATGACGGCCTCGGTGGAGCGGGCCTTCGTCCTGTCGGGCCTGCTGCCCCAGGACACGTATCTCCTGACGCTGGAGCCGGTGGGCGAGGGCGCCTTCACCCGGGGGCGCGAGCAGGGCCCGGCGCTCACGGTGGCCTGCATGCAGCACGAGCGGCCCGAGGAGCAGGCCCCGGAGCGCGCCTGGCGCTTCCTGCTGTCCCAGGGCGACGAGGTGCGCATCAAGGGGATGCGCGGGGTGGCCTGCGGCTTCGTCGACGATGAGCCGTCCGACAACGAGGGCGCGGTGCGGGTCCGCGTCGAGAAGTCACGGCCGCTGTCCGAGTGGGGCCCCGTGGTGGTCCGCCAGGCCGCGCCCCGGAGCTCCGCGCAGGCGCTGGACGACGAGGAAGCGCCCCCGGCTGAACCCACCGCGAAGGGCGACACGGCGAGCGCCGTCATCGCCAACGTGCGGGCCCTGCTGAAGGCGAAGAAGTACCATGCGGCCCGGCAGCGGGCGCAGGAGTGCGTGAGCCAGGCCCCGAAGAACGCCGATTGCCACCTGCTGCTGGGCTCCGCGGCGGCCCGCGTCGGCCAGCAGGAGGAGAGCGTGAAGCACTACCGGCGCTTCCTGGAGCTGGCCCCGGCAACCCACCCCCAGGCCAGCCAGGTCCTCAGCTTCATGGAGAGCTACGAAAAGCAGTAG
- a CDS encoding alpha-amylase family glycosyl hydrolase — protein sequence MTPFRFPRALTLPALLAAAACGDSEDSIPVRKCEVTLTYAPQQSLRQGTVSVSGEWDGFSSSPLKMQDRGDGVYTARLEGLESRDYGYRFVVGDQTLLDPQNPYTRWVRADEYSRLSVPDCRQPVLELGRFSVTPDGSLEVQVAYHDGTDEVGPAREEMVLTLDGEVQPDAYDASTGRFSLGVQGLGVGKHHVKVMAKDSAGREAAPLYLPFWVEPEKFRWESGLMYFAFTDRFRNARADNDRPTPDVDPIANYQGGDFAGITEKLEEGYFDALGVRTLWISPVDQNPEGRFIGTGGKYYSGYHGYWPSQPRTTQHRFGSLEELRALTTAAHKRGIRVIADLVLNHVHQEHPYWVQHQADGWFNTSGSCVCGTQDCDWEEKRLTCRFTNYLPDFNWRSSDMVDRFIDDTLWWLEAADFDGFRMDAVKHMDQVAGRTLRGRLQEITAMTGTEFYLVGETFVGADGRNQIARYISERELNGQFDFPLYWPLREAFADGQSLERVDVAVRENEVYYAPGTLNSPFLGNHDVARFMSQAAKQLEGEGGDPFSNARPPATVTDPAAFEKAKFAFTFLLTQPGVPLVYYGDEIGMPGAGDPDNRRMMRFGSTVTPLEQDLLQLVKALGQARLAHPVLQTGARRTLRVERELYVFQRDLPDGKGAVVAINRSNLPRTVVLELQGSLAGSDATYADLFSGRTMQLAGAETVLVVPPRSSSLYLPKQE from the coding sequence ATGACGCCCTTCCGCTTCCCCCGCGCCCTGACGCTGCCGGCGCTGTTGGCCGCCGCCGCCTGTGGTGACTCCGAAGACTCCATCCCCGTCCGGAAATGCGAGGTGACGCTGACCTACGCCCCGCAGCAGTCCCTGCGGCAGGGGACCGTGTCCGTCAGCGGCGAGTGGGACGGGTTCTCGTCCAGCCCGCTGAAGATGCAGGACCGGGGTGACGGCGTGTACACGGCGCGCCTGGAGGGGCTGGAGTCGCGCGACTACGGCTACCGCTTCGTCGTGGGCGACCAGACGCTGCTGGACCCCCAGAACCCGTACACGCGGTGGGTGCGCGCGGACGAGTACTCGCGGCTGAGCGTGCCGGACTGCCGCCAGCCGGTGCTGGAGCTGGGCCGCTTCTCCGTGACGCCGGACGGCTCGCTGGAGGTGCAGGTCGCCTACCACGACGGCACGGACGAGGTGGGCCCGGCCCGCGAGGAGATGGTGCTGACGCTGGACGGCGAGGTGCAGCCGGACGCGTATGACGCGTCCACCGGCCGCTTCTCCCTCGGCGTGCAGGGCCTGGGCGTGGGCAAGCACCATGTGAAGGTGATGGCGAAGGACTCCGCGGGCCGCGAGGCCGCGCCGCTGTACCTGCCCTTCTGGGTGGAGCCGGAGAAGTTCCGCTGGGAGTCCGGGCTGATGTACTTCGCCTTCACGGACCGCTTCCGCAACGCCCGCGCGGACAATGACAGGCCCACGCCGGACGTGGACCCCATCGCCAACTACCAGGGCGGAGACTTCGCGGGCATCACCGAGAAGCTCGAAGAGGGCTACTTCGACGCGCTCGGCGTGCGCACGCTGTGGATCTCCCCCGTGGACCAGAACCCCGAGGGCCGGTTCATCGGCACCGGAGGCAAGTACTACTCCGGCTACCACGGCTACTGGCCGTCCCAGCCGCGCACCACCCAGCACCGCTTCGGCTCGCTGGAGGAGCTGCGCGCGCTCACCACCGCCGCGCACAAGCGGGGCATCCGCGTCATCGCCGACCTGGTGCTCAACCACGTCCACCAGGAGCACCCGTACTGGGTCCAGCACCAGGCCGACGGCTGGTTCAACACCTCCGGCAGCTGCGTGTGCGGCACCCAGGACTGTGACTGGGAGGAGAAGCGCCTGACGTGCCGGTTCACCAACTACCTGCCGGACTTCAACTGGCGCTCGTCGGACATGGTGGACCGGTTCATCGACGACACGCTGTGGTGGCTGGAGGCGGCGGACTTCGACGGCTTCCGCATGGACGCCGTGAAGCACATGGACCAGGTGGCGGGCCGCACCCTGCGCGGGCGGCTGCAGGAAATCACCGCCATGACGGGCACCGAGTTCTACCTGGTGGGCGAGACGTTCGTCGGCGCCGACGGCCGCAACCAGATTGCCCGCTACATCAGCGAGCGGGAGCTGAACGGCCAGTTCGACTTCCCCCTGTACTGGCCGCTGCGCGAGGCCTTCGCGGACGGGCAGAGCCTGGAGCGCGTGGACGTGGCCGTCCGGGAGAACGAGGTCTACTACGCGCCCGGCACCCTCAACTCGCCCTTCCTGGGCAACCATGACGTGGCGCGCTTCATGTCCCAGGCGGCGAAGCAGCTCGAGGGCGAAGGCGGCGACCCCTTCAGCAACGCCCGCCCGCCCGCCACCGTGACGGACCCGGCCGCCTTCGAGAAGGCGAAGTTCGCCTTCACCTTCCTGCTCACCCAGCCGGGCGTGCCGCTCGTCTACTACGGCGACGAGATTGGAATGCCGGGCGCGGGCGACCCGGACAACCGGCGGATGATGCGCTTCGGCTCCACGGTGACGCCGCTGGAGCAGGATCTGCTTCAGCTGGTCAAGGCGCTGGGCCAGGCGCGGCTCGCCCACCCGGTGCTGCAGACGGGGGCCCGGCGCACCCTGCGCGTGGAGCGGGAGCTGTACGTCTTCCAGCGCGACCTGCCGGACGGGAAGGGCGCGGTGGTGGCCATCAATCGGAGCAACCTGCCGCGGACCGTGGTCCTGGAGCTGCAGGGCAGCCTGGCGGGCAGCGACGCGACCTACGCGGACCTCTTCAGCGGCCGCACGATGCAGCTCGCCGGCGCCGAGACGGTGCTGGTGGTGCCGCCGCGCAGCAGCTCCCTGTACCTGCCGAAGCAGGAGTAG